The genomic region CAGCGCGCCGTCGAACTGGCGCTCACCGCGAAGGGTGACGCCGCCCGAGACGAGGCGGAGCGTGCGCTCGCCTCCGTCGTGACGCAGTTGGCGGCGGAGACGGAGCATCCGGATGCCGTGCTCGCCTCGCTCGCGGAGTTGGGCGACGGGATCGAGCGTCGCCAGGCATCCGTCGCCTCGGAAAGAGGCGTGCCACTCGCCGCAGACGCGGCGACCGCGGTGGGCGCGCAGGCCGGGGCGACCGAGTGAGCGCGGCGGAGACCCGGAACACGCCGACCGCGGAGAAGCCCGACGATACGGGCGCAGACCGGGCGACAGCAGGCAAGGCGTCCGCAGACGGCACCGGCATACCCGGGCCCGACGGTCGCAAGCAGGCCGGCTGGGTGCGCCGGCTCGCCCACTACCTCTGGCGCCACCGCACCAATGTGACCATCGCCGTGTCGGCCGCTGTCCTGGGCTCGGCATGCCAGGTGGCGACGCCCCTCATCGCGCGGCAGATCGTCGATGGCGTCATCGTCGCCAAGACGGCGCCGTTGCTGCCCTGGCTCGGCCTGCTCATCGCCCTCGCGCTGATCGCGTTCGGGTTCTCCTACCTCCGCCGGTACCGAGGCGGCCGGGTCGCGCTCGACGTGCAGAACGACCTGCGCAACGAGATGCACGACAAGCTGCAGTCGCTCGATGCCGCCACTCTCGACACCATGCCCACCGGCCAGCTCGTGGCCCGCGCGAACTCCGACTCCGCGCTCGTGCAGGGGCTGCTGAACTTCTTGCCGCTGGTGTCGGGCAACGTGCTCATGCTGGTGCTTTCGCTCATCGTGATGTTCGTGTTGTCGCCGCTGCTGGCGATCATCAGCCTCGCCGTGCTGCCTGCGCTGCTCATCATCAGCTATCGCATGCGCCGCCGGGTCTTCCCCGCCACCTGGGACGGCCAGCAGAAGGAGGGCGACCTCGCCGAGATCGTCGACGAGGACGTGGGCGGTGTTCGGGTGGTGAAGGCCTTCGGGCAGGAGCGCCGGGAGCTCGAGCGGCTGACGCGCACGGCATCCTCGCTCTACGGATCGCAGATGCGCGCGGTGCGCATCCAGTCCAGGTACCAGCCGCTGCTGGAGGCGGTCCCCGTGCTCGGGCAGGTGGGCATCCTCGCTCTCGGCGGATGGCTGGCCCTCACCGGCGACATCACGCTCGGCACGTTCCTCGCGTTCTCCACCTACATCGCCCAGCTCATGGCGCCGGCGAGGCAGCTGGCGGGCATCCTCACCATCGGCCAGATGGCGCGCACCGGGTTGGAGCGCATCTTCCAGCTGCTCGACATGACACCGGCCATCAAGGATGCGCCCACCGCCGTCGACCTCCCCGAGCGTCCAGGCGCGATCGCGTTCGACGACGTGACGTTCGGCTACGAACCGGATGCCCCGGTGCTGCAGCACTTCACGCTCACCGTGCAGCCGGGGGAGCGGGTGGCCCTCGTGGGTGCCAGTGGAAGCGGCAAGTCCACGGTCGGTCGGCTGCTCGTTCGGTACTACGACCCCGATTCGGGAAGCGTGACGATCGGCGGTGAGCCGGTGCAGGACATCCGCCTCAGCTCGCTGCGGCAGGCGATCGGCATGGCGTTCGAAGACGCCTTCCTGTTCTCCGAATCGGTGCACGACAACATCGCATATGGGGCACCGGATGCCACCGACGATCAGATCGAGGCGGCCGCACGCGCCGCGCAGGCGCACGACTTCATCATGGAGCTGCCGCGCGGCTACGACACCGTGGTGGGCGAGCGCGGGCTGAGCCTCTCGGGTGGTCAGAGGCAGCGCATCGCGCTCGCCAGGGCCATTCTGCGCGACCCCGCGATCCTCGTGCTCGACGACGCCACGAGCGCGATCGATGCGCGCACCGAGCAGACCATCCACGACGCGCTGCGCAGCGTGATGGAGAATCGCACGGTGCTGCTCGTCGCGCACCGGCACTCCACGCTCCACCTCGCCGACCGCATCGTCGTGCTCGATCACGGGCGCATCGTCGACCAGGGCAGCCATGACGAGCTCATCGATCGCAGCGACACGTACCGCGCGCTGTTCGGTGCGACGGATGCCGCCCGCCGCGGCGAGGTGGACGCGTTGGCGGGGATGCCCGTCGGCATCGACGCTGACGTTCATCCCGCCGGCCGAGGAGCGACCGCCGAAGGCGGACGCGCCTCGAGGCCCGACGATGTCCGGGGCGGCGGCTTCGAGACGCGGACCGTCGGGGCGACCCACTCCTCAGCCGGCGGTGGTGGCGGGCAAGCGGGCAACGGCAGCGCCGGCGGCGCCCCACGCCCGCGCCGCGCCGCTGGCGGGCCCGGCATCGGCATGGGGCTCGGCGGCGGGGGCGGCGGCATGCGCGGCATGGGCGCCGGTCTCGCCCCGACGCCCGAGCTTCTGGCGCGCGTCGCGGCGCTGCCGCCGGTGCGCGACATCCCCACGATCGACCTCGATCAGGAGTCGATGCACGATCCGGAGTTCTCCCTCGGCAAGGTGCTGAGGCAGTTCCGCCGCCCGTTGCTGCTCGCGCTGGTGTTCGTGGTGATCGACGCGCTCGCCGGACTCCTCGGACCCGCCGTGGTGAAGACGGGCATCGACCAGGGCGTGACGACGGGAGCCGCTGCGGTGCTGTTCGGGGCATCCGCTGTCTATCTCGTCGTCACGATCGCGGACATGTTCAACGGCATGGCCGAGTCCCTCGTCACCGGGCGGGCGGCGCAGCGCATCATGCTGTCGCTGCGCATCCGGGTGTTCGCGCAACTGCAGCGGCTCTCGCTCGACTACTACGAGCGCGAGATGGCCGGCCGCATCATGACGCGCATGACGACCGACATCGACCAGTTCGAGTCTTTGTTGCAGAACGGCTTGCTGGGCGCCCTCGTGGCGTTCGTCACGTTCGTCGGCGTCGGCGTCGCGCTCGTGATCGTGGATGCCCCGCTCGGCCTCGCCGTGCTCACCGTCGTCATTCCGTTGGCACTGGCCACGGTGTGGTTCCGGCGTCGCTCGTCGAAGCTGTACGACCTGTCGCGCGAGCGCATCGCGATCGTGAACGCCGCATTCCAGGAGAGCCTCTCCGGTGTGCGCGAGTCGCAGGCGTTCACGCATGAGGACGCGACCATGCGCCGCTTCCACGGGCACGGCAGTGCGTACCTCAGGTCTCGCGTCGCGGCCCAGCGGCTCGTGGCGATCTACTTCCCGTTCGTGCAGTTCCTCTCGGCCATCGCCGATGTGATCGTGCTCGGGCTCGGCGCCGTGCTCATCGCCCATGGGCAGCTCACGGCAGGCGCGCTGATCGCGTTCCTGCTCTACATCGACATGTTCTTCTCGCCGATCCAGCAGCTCTCGCAGGTGTTCGACGCCTGGCAGCAGACCAGGGTGTCGGTGTCGCGAATCTCGGAGCTCATGAAGCTCGACACGTTGACGCCGCAGGCGGAGCATCCGCTAGCCGTCGGCGAGCTCAGCGGCGACGTCGCGCTCGACGACGTGCACTTCGCCTACCCGAGCGCGCCGGTCTCCACCGAGCTCAGAGGGCCGAAGGATGCCCGCGACCTCCGCTCGCGCGACGCCGCGTCCACCCGTCCGCCGGAGGCGCTCTCCGGCATCGAGCTGGGCATCCGCCCCGGCGAGACGGTCGCGCTGGTGGGCGAGACCGGGGCGGGCAAGTCGACGGTGATGAAGCTGCTCGCCCGTTTCTACGATCCTGACCGCGGGCACGTGCGCGCCGACGGCAAGGACCTGCGCACGCTCGACCTCGGCGGCTTCCGCCGCAACCTCGGCTACGTGCCGCAGGAGTCGTTCCTGTTCACGGGCACCATCGCGGAGAACATCGCTTACGGCAGACCGGATGCCCCCGCCTCCGACGTCGAGAACGCCGCTCGGGCGGTCGGTGCCCACGACATGATCGAGGCGCTGCCCGCCGGCTACGACACGCTGATCGCCGAGCGCGGCAAGTCCCTGAGCGCCGGGCAGCGTCAGCTCATCGCGCTCGCCAGAGCCGAGCTCGTGAGACCCACCATCCTGTTGCTCGACGAGGCGACCTCGAACCTCGACCTCGCCACCGAGTCACGCGTGACGGATGCCATGCATCGGCTCTCCCGCGACCGCACGACGGTGCTCATCGCCCACCGGCTGCAGACTGCAATGGGTGCTCACCGCATCGTCATGCTCGACCACGGCCGCGTGATCGAGGTCGGCTCGCACGACGAACTGCTCGAGCTCGACGGCGCCTACGCCGCGATGTGGAGGGCGTTCGAGCTGGCGGCGGCATAGGACTGATCCACCCCACATCACGCTCCGCCCCGTCCCCGGGCGTGCCGAAAATCGGAGTTCTGCGCCGACACGCCGCCACGGTCGGGCGACGCGCCGGGAGCTGCTGCAGAACTCCGATTTTCGGCACGCCGAAGCTGGTACGGCCGTGGGCACGTGGGAGTGGTGTGAGTGTGGGTGGTCACACCTTCGCGTCTTGGCGTGGGATGAAGATCTGCTTGATGATGAGCAGGATGCTCGCGGTCACCGGAATCGCCACGAGCGCTCCGAGCAGCCCCAGCAGCGTGCCGCCGACGAGCGCCCCGATGATGACGAGCGACCCGGGAACGGAGATCGCCCGGTTCATCACGCGCGGCGTGAGAACGTATGCCTCGATCTGCATATAGACGAGATAGATGATCGCGAACACGAGGGCGGCGAGCGGACTGCTGAACAGCGCGACGATCGTGCCCGCGAACCAGAAGAGCACGGAACCGACCAACGGGATGAGCGTGATGCAGAACGCCGCGACAGCCATCAGCAGCGGGAACGGGAGCCCGAGGAACAGGTAGAGCAGGCCCGCGACGATCGAGTTGAAGAACGCGAGCACGACCATCCCGCCGAGGTAGCCGCCGATTCCGCCCGAGATCTGCTCGATCATCGACGACACCGTGGGGCGGTTGCGAGCGGGCGCGAGCCTGGCGAAGGCGACCTTCATCGAGGGCAGCGACGCCAGGAAGTAGAGGCTGAGCACGAGCACGATGATGAGTCCCGAGATGACCGAGCCGATCGTGACGCCCACCTTCACCACGCCGCCGCCGATGGCGGCGATGTTCGAAGGGTTGCCGAGGAAGTCCTTGATCTGGTCGGTGATCGACGACACCTGGTCGCCGAAGTTGCTCTGCAGCCAGTCGTAGAAGTCGGAGTGCTGGAACTTCGTGATGGTCGCGGGGATGTTCGTGATGAAGCTGGAGATCTGCGTCACCATGGTCGGAATGATCAGCCAGAGCACGCCGACGAGCAGAACGGCGAAGGCCCCGTAGACGATCACGATTCCCCACGGCCGTGCCACCTTGTGCCGCTCGAGGTTGCGCACCACGGGATCGAGCCCGAGCGCGGCGAACAGCGCGAAGCCGATGTAGATGAGAATCGTCGACAGGCTCGAGACGGCCAACCCGATGACGATGGCGGCGAGGCCGCCGAGCGTGATCAGAAAGCCGAGCGCGAACGGCTGGTTGAGGTTCGCCCAGAACGTGCGGGACGGCACCGCTTCGTGGGCCTTCAGGGCGACGGCATCCGCGTCGCTGTGCGCCTGTGCGGCTTCGGGAACATCGCTGGTCGAATCGGGTCCGGGGACCGAGGCGTCCGTCATGGCTCACACCATAGGGGAGCAGGGGGCGGTTGGGCGGATGCCTTCCCGCCCGCGTGCCACACGGCCTCCTGCTCATATCAAAGGTCTAACGTCCGACCATTGACACTCGGGCGGTGATGGGGCCAGAATCGCCGTCAACACGTCGCCGACGACGGGTTCTGGATGCCTTGGCCTCGGTGGCGCGCACCCCGCGCGGCAGCGTCGCCGCGCGCTCGATCCGTTTCACGCTCCATCGACCCGCACCACCGACCCGATTGGCTGTGACACCCGTCATGACAGAAGACACCCTCGCCCAAGGACCGGCAGATCCGGATTCCCCCGCCGCCGTCGACGCGGTCATCGACGACGATGCCGCCGAGCTCGCGAGGCTCGGCTACAAGCAGGAGCTGCATCGTGGAATGAGCGGCTTCTCCAACTTCGCCGTCTCGTTCTCGATCATCTCCATCCTCGCCGGCTGCATCACGTCGTACTCGATCGCCCTCAAGTCGGGTGGTCCGAGCGCCATCAACATCGGCTGGCCGCTCGTCGGCGTCTTCGTGCTGATGGTCGCGCTAGCCATGGCCGAGGTCTGCTCGCGGTACCCGACGGCCGGCGGCCTCTACTTCTGGGCCGGCCGCCTGGCCAAGCGCAACAAGCGCCAGTGGGCCTGGTTCGTCGGATGGTTCAACTTCCTCGGCGAGGTCGCCGTCACCGCGGCCATCGACTACGGCGCCGCCGCCACGATGAACGCCTTCGCCGCATTGGTCTGGGGCATCACCCCCACCGCGCTCAGCACGTTCCTCACCTTCATCGTGCTCATCGTCATCCACGGCCTGCTCAACACGTTCGGCGTGAAGCTCGTCGCGCTGCTGTCGAACGTGTCGGCGTGGTGGCACATCGTCGGCGTGCTCGTCATCGTGGCGGTTCTCTGGATTCTGCCGACGCACCACCAGAGCTTCAGCTGGACCATGACCGCGTGGCACAACGAGACCGGCTTCTCGTTCGCTCCCTTCGTCTTCCTCATGGGTCTGCTCATGGCGCAGTACACGTACACCGGCTACGACGCCTCCGCTCACGTGGCGGAGGAGACGAAGCAGGCGGCGAAGTCGGCACCCAAGGGCATCGTGATGAGCGTCGTGATCTCGATCATCGGCGGATGGATCCTGCTGTACTCGATCACCGCGGCCATTCAGGACGGCTCGAACGCGGGACTGACCAAGCTCGCGGCATCCAGCACCGGCCTTCCGCCCGCGCAGATCTTCCTCGACGCGCTGAACAACCCCACGATGGCGAAGTTCTTGCTCTTCATCGTGTGCGGCGCGCAGTTCTTCTGCGGCATGGCCTCCGTCACCGCGAACTCGCGCATGAGCTACGCGTTCTCACGCGACAACGCCATTCCCGGGTCGCGCTGGTGGTCGAAGGTGAACACACGCACCGGCACCCCGACCAACTCGGTGTGGCTGTGCGTGGTGCTGTCGATCCTGCTGACCACGCCCGCGCTGTTCAACAACACGGCCTACCTGGCTGTCACCTCGGTCGCGGTCATCGGCCTGTACATCGCCTACGTCACACCGGTGCTGCTGCGCAGGCTGCAGGGCAAGGCGTTCGAGCCGGGGCCGTGGCACCTCGGAAAGTGGAGCCCGATCATCGGCTGGATCGCCGTGGTCTGGGTGATCTTCATCTGCATCCTGTTCGTGCTGCCGCCGGCCACGCCGATCACGGTGGACACGTTCAACTACTCGCCGATCGCGGTCGTCGTCGTGGCGATCATCGCGATCGCACTCTGGTATGCGCGAGGGCGCAAGCACTTCATGACCCGCGAGGAGGCCGAGCATCTGACGAAGCCGGCCGACGCGCTGCTCGAGGAGTGAGTCGGCGCATACCGTTACGACCATGACAGACCTCCCTCTCGTCGACGCAGTGCTGCAGCCCGTGCGCGACCACATGGCCTTCGAGTCGTGTGTCGAGCAGCTGGGCTCGGCCATCCAGCTCGGTGTGTTCCGCCCAGGCGACAAGCTGCCGACGGAACGCGAGCTCTCGACGCGGCTGAACGTTTCCCGTTCCACAGTGCGGGAAGCGATCAGTGCGCTGCGAGCGGCCGGCATGGTGACCACGACGAGAGGGCGGGGTGGGGGTCCGTGGTCGGGCCCGCGGGGGCGGCCCGGCCACGGACGGATGCCACGGCATCCGCCATCCCGTCGCACGAGGAGCTCGACGACCTCGTCGTCTTCCGCAAGGTCGTCGAGCCGGGGGCGTGCCAGGCGGCGGCATCCCGGGTCGTGACCGTCGAGCAGCGTCGGCTGCTCGATGACGCGCTCGCCGACTTCGAGAACGCCCGTGAGCCGGAGCTCTATCGACAGGCGGATGCCCGACTGCATCTGGCCATCGCGTCGGTCGCCGGCTCCGCCGAGCTCAGCAAGGCGGTGGGCTGGGTGCAGACCAGGGTGCACCAGTACCTCGCCGAGATCCCGTTTCTCGCCGCCAACATCGTCAGCTCCGACGAGCAGCACGCGCGCATCGTGCGCGCGATCGTCGAAGGCGACGCCGAGACCGCCAGAACCACCATGGAGAAACACTGCGACGCCACGGCGGCGCTGCTGAAAGGACTTCACCCGTGACCACCGTCAGCACGAGCACGAGCCGCGCGGAAGGGATGCCCGCGGCCGGGC from Humibacter ginsenosidimutans harbors:
- a CDS encoding ABC transporter ATP-binding protein; the protein is MSAAETRNTPTAEKPDDTGADRATAGKASADGTGIPGPDGRKQAGWVRRLAHYLWRHRTNVTIAVSAAVLGSACQVATPLIARQIVDGVIVAKTAPLLPWLGLLIALALIAFGFSYLRRYRGGRVALDVQNDLRNEMHDKLQSLDAATLDTMPTGQLVARANSDSALVQGLLNFLPLVSGNVLMLVLSLIVMFVLSPLLAIISLAVLPALLIISYRMRRRVFPATWDGQQKEGDLAEIVDEDVGGVRVVKAFGQERRELERLTRTASSLYGSQMRAVRIQSRYQPLLEAVPVLGQVGILALGGWLALTGDITLGTFLAFSTYIAQLMAPARQLAGILTIGQMARTGLERIFQLLDMTPAIKDAPTAVDLPERPGAIAFDDVTFGYEPDAPVLQHFTLTVQPGERVALVGASGSGKSTVGRLLVRYYDPDSGSVTIGGEPVQDIRLSSLRQAIGMAFEDAFLFSESVHDNIAYGAPDATDDQIEAAARAAQAHDFIMELPRGYDTVVGERGLSLSGGQRQRIALARAILRDPAILVLDDATSAIDARTEQTIHDALRSVMENRTVLLVAHRHSTLHLADRIVVLDHGRIVDQGSHDELIDRSDTYRALFGATDAARRGEVDALAGMPVGIDADVHPAGRGATAEGGRASRPDDVRGGGFETRTVGATHSSAGGGGGQAGNGSAGGAPRPRRAAGGPGIGMGLGGGGGGMRGMGAGLAPTPELLARVAALPPVRDIPTIDLDQESMHDPEFSLGKVLRQFRRPLLLALVFVVIDALAGLLGPAVVKTGIDQGVTTGAAAVLFGASAVYLVVTIADMFNGMAESLVTGRAAQRIMLSLRIRVFAQLQRLSLDYYEREMAGRIMTRMTTDIDQFESLLQNGLLGALVAFVTFVGVGVALVIVDAPLGLAVLTVVIPLALATVWFRRRSSKLYDLSRERIAIVNAAFQESLSGVRESQAFTHEDATMRRFHGHGSAYLRSRVAAQRLVAIYFPFVQFLSAIADVIVLGLGAVLIAHGQLTAGALIAFLLYIDMFFSPIQQLSQVFDAWQQTRVSVSRISELMKLDTLTPQAEHPLAVGELSGDVALDDVHFAYPSAPVSTELRGPKDARDLRSRDAASTRPPEALSGIELGIRPGETVALVGETGAGKSTVMKLLARFYDPDRGHVRADGKDLRTLDLGGFRRNLGYVPQESFLFTGTIAENIAYGRPDAPASDVENAARAVGAHDMIEALPAGYDTLIAERGKSLSAGQRQLIALARAELVRPTILLLDEATSNLDLATESRVTDAMHRLSRDRTTVLIAHRLQTAMGAHRIVMLDHGRVIEVGSHDELLELDGAYAAMWRAFELAAA
- a CDS encoding AI-2E family transporter, producing the protein MTDASVPGPDSTSDVPEAAQAHSDADAVALKAHEAVPSRTFWANLNQPFALGFLITLGGLAAIVIGLAVSSLSTILIYIGFALFAALGLDPVVRNLERHKVARPWGIVIVYGAFAVLLVGVLWLIIPTMVTQISSFITNIPATITKFQHSDFYDWLQSNFGDQVSSITDQIKDFLGNPSNIAAIGGGVVKVGVTIGSVISGLIIVLVLSLYFLASLPSMKVAFARLAPARNRPTVSSMIEQISGGIGGYLGGMVVLAFFNSIVAGLLYLFLGLPFPLLMAVAAFCITLIPLVGSVLFWFAGTIVALFSSPLAALVFAIIYLVYMQIEAYVLTPRVMNRAISVPGSLVIIGALVGGTLLGLLGALVAIPVTASILLIIKQIFIPRQDAKV
- a CDS encoding amino acid permease, with protein sequence MTEDTLAQGPADPDSPAAVDAVIDDDAAELARLGYKQELHRGMSGFSNFAVSFSIISILAGCITSYSIALKSGGPSAINIGWPLVGVFVLMVALAMAEVCSRYPTAGGLYFWAGRLAKRNKRQWAWFVGWFNFLGEVAVTAAIDYGAAATMNAFAALVWGITPTALSTFLTFIVLIVIHGLLNTFGVKLVALLSNVSAWWHIVGVLVIVAVLWILPTHHQSFSWTMTAWHNETGFSFAPFVFLMGLLMAQYTYTGYDASAHVAEETKQAAKSAPKGIVMSVVISIIGGWILLYSITAAIQDGSNAGLTKLAASSTGLPPAQIFLDALNNPTMAKFLLFIVCGAQFFCGMASVTANSRMSYAFSRDNAIPGSRWWSKVNTRTGTPTNSVWLCVVLSILLTTPALFNNTAYLAVTSVAVIGLYIAYVTPVLLRRLQGKAFEPGPWHLGKWSPIIGWIAVVWVIFICILFVLPPATPITVDTFNYSPIAVVVVAIIAIALWYARGRKHFMTREEAEHLTKPADALLEE
- a CDS encoding FadR/GntR family transcriptional regulator; translation: MVGPAGAARPRTDATASAIPSHEELDDLVVFRKVVEPGACQAAASRVVTVEQRRLLDDALADFENAREPELYRQADARLHLAIASVAGSAELSKAVGWVQTRVHQYLAEIPFLAANIVSSDEQHARIVRAIVEGDAETARTTMEKHCDATAALLKGLHP